In Falco naumanni isolate bFalNau1 chromosome 5, bFalNau1.pat, whole genome shotgun sequence, the following are encoded in one genomic region:
- the ETFRF1 gene encoding electron transfer flavoprotein regulatory factor 1: MANSLRGEVLNLYKNLLYLGREYPKGADYFRSRLKAAFLKNKDVKDPEKIKELIARGEFVMKELEALYFLRKYRALKQRYYSDDNQ; encoded by the exons ATGGCCAATTCTTTAAGAGGTGAAGTGCTGAATCTATACAAAAAT ctgCTGTACCTTGGAAGGGAGTATCCCAAAGGAGCAGACTACTTTAGAAGCCGtttgaaagcagcttttctaaAAAACAAAGATGTGAAAGATCCTGAAAAAATTAAGGAACTGATTGCACGAGGAGAATTTGTTATGAAAGAGTTGGAGGCTTTGTACTTTCTCAGAAAATACAGAGCTCTGAAACAGCGCTACTACAGTGATGACAATCAATAA